In the Pedobacter cryoconitis genome, CAGGTACATTATAAGCCACATTACCCGCCGAAAACTGGCTCAGTATCCATAAACGACGCTGTGAGGAAGAAAGCACATAACTTTCTGCTGGAGCAACAACAGGAATCCCTGTATAACCCATCTGATGACTCCCTTCAATCAGCAATGCCTGATCTTCCAGTATAGAAACCGAAAACACTTCTTTCAACTCCAGTTTTACACCAAATACTTTATAAACCTGGCTGGTCAAACGAATCGCTTTCAAACTATGTCCACCCAGTTCAAAAAAGTTTGAACTGATCCCGATCTGATCAGGATCACGTCCCAATACCTCACTCCATATCTCTACCAGCTGTCTCTCGGTTTCTGTACGCGGAGCAATATAAACTGCTCCAGTACCAAGCTCCCTACCAGCTAGTTCTTCCAATGCTTTACGGTCGACCTTACCATTTACAGTCAGCGGGATCATATCCAGCAGCGTATAAGACTCTGGCAACATGTACGAGGGCAATAACTGCCCCAGGTAACTCTTCAGTACCAACGGATCCACATCTCCCTCACCAGTGATATAAGCCTTAAGTTCACGCTCCCCTAAATTATTTAAGGGTGCAAGAACAACTGCTCCGCTTATAGCAGCATGCCCCTGTAACGCATTATCAATTTCTCCAAGCTCGATCCGGTAACCACGGATCTTAACCTGTTCATCCATGCGACCAATATACTCCACATTACCATCAGCAAGCCAGCGCCCCAGGTCTCCAGTACGGTACATCCGTTCTCCCAAGCGGTAAGGATTTGTTACAAACTTCTCTGCCGTCAATGCTGCCTGGTTCAGATAACCACGCGCAAGACCCACACCTCCCAAACAAATCTCCCCCGCTATACCGATACCGCATAACTGGTCCTGACGATCCAAAATGAATATCTGTGTATTGCTAATCGGCTTGCCGATTGGAATCCGTTCATCTATCGGTGACGTTGGATAATATGTGACATCAATACTTGCCTCTGTTGGTCCATATAAATTATGTAATGGAACATCCAGTTTATTATACCAATGATGAACAGAAGATAAAGGCAGGGCCTCTCCGCTGGTAAATACTAAACGTAAACCAGATAGCCTTTCCAATGATGCTTCCTCTTCAAAAATAGTCTCGATAAACAGGTTCAGCATCGATGGAACAAAGTGTAAAGCCGTCACTGACTCACGGAAAATCAAATCCGACAGCTGTTCTGGTGATCCGCTGTCCTCAGCCGAACACATCACCATACGCGCCCCCCAGCATAATGGAAGAAATAGTTCCCATACCGAAACATCAAAGCTGAAGGTCGTCTTCTGTAAAATAATGTCATCCTGACTAAAACCATAATGGTTCCACATCCACCACAAACGATTCAATACACCACCATGCTCAAGCATACATCCTTTGGGTTTCCCTGTGGAACCTGAAGTATATAAAACATACATCAGATCCGATGGACTGTGCTCCAATGGCTGCACCGAATCGCTGTAAGCTGATGAAACCGAACAGAAATGATCAAGTTCTGCCCTATCAAGCAAGACCTTACACCCACTGTCTGAAATCATAAACTCAATACGCTCTTCAGGATACCCAGGATCTATAGGAACATACGCACCTCCAGATTTCAGTACTCCTAACAAACTAATAATCAACCATTCACTGCGATCCAGCCTAACCCCGATTAGCTCACCAGGAACAATCTGATAAACAGAACGTAAATACGCTGCCAAACGGTTTGACTCCTGGTCAAGTTCACCATAACTCAAATGCCTCCCTTCAAATACAACAGCAGTCTTTTCCGGATGCTCCAACACCTGTTCAGCAAACAGATCTACCAAGGTCTGTTCCTTCGGATAAGCAACACTTGTAGCATTAAAATCCTCCAACAGCGCTAACTTCTCTGACGTAGACAGGTAATCCAGTCGACCAACCGCTACCGAAGGAGCTTTTAAAATCGTCTCCAGTAAATGTTCAAAATGTCCAAGCATACCCCAAACGGTACCTTCCTCATAAATATCATTGTTATAACCAAGCTGTACTTCCACTCCTTCGTCCTGTTCGATAAAAGTAAACTGAAGATCGAACTTGCTGATCACATCCCGGCTATCTTCATAAACACTCGCTTGAAGCCCCGACAAATGTTTCTCCCAGAATTGCTGCTGAAGTTCTGGCTGTTGTAATACCACAAGTACATCAAACAACGGATGACGGCTCATATCACGTTGCAGGTTCAGCGAATCTACCAGCTCATCAAATGGATAAACCTGATGCTCATATCCACCAAGGGTAACCCTTTTTACCCGGTCAAGTATTTCTCTATAATTTTCTGCCCCGCTAAAGGTCGTTCTCAGTGCAAGGGTATTCACATAAAAACCAAGCTGCCCTTCCAGGTCTGCATGTTCTCGGCCTGCTATGGGACTGCCAATGATTATATCTTCCTGACCTGTGTAACGGTGCAATAGCACCTTCACCGCTGCAAGTAAACCCATAAAAAGAGTCGCTCCTTCTTCTTGTAAGAGTCTCCTGAAGCTTGCAATCTGCCCGCCATTCAGTCTTTTTCTGATCGTCCGTCCATTATACGTTTTCACCAGAGGTCTGGATTTGTCACCCAAAAGCGACAGTACAGGCAACTCTCCGCTGAACTGCTCCAGCCAATAGCCCTTGTGTGCCGCAAATGCGGCTCCTTTCAGCTGCTCCTGTTGCCAGAAAGCATAATCTTTATATTGTATATTAAGCCCTGTAATCTCTTCCACTTCCCCACTCTGATAGGATCCATAATACCCCATCAGTTCTTTAATCAGGATACCCATCGACCACCCATCACTAATGATGTGATGCATCACATAACTCAAAACCCAACTCCTTTCAGATACCCGGTATAAACAGCCATACATTAGCGGCCCTGAGGTCAAATCAAATACCGTTGTAAAATCTTTCTCCACCAGGCTACGCAATACAGTAAGCTCTGTTCCCCTCAAATCCTGCTCATTGATCACAAAACCACCTGTACCTGCATCCTGTATATATTGTCTGACTTCCGCTTCTTCATCTGAACGAAAGACAGTCCGCAGAATTTCATGACGGGAAATCAAAGCATCAAATGAACGCTGTAAAATCTCCAAATCCAATTCCCCCTCAAACCAGTATGCCCCAGGTACATTATAAGCCACATTACCCGCCGAAAACTGGCTCAGTATCCATAAACGACGCTGTGAGGAAGAAAGCACATAACTTTCTGCTGGAGCAACAACAGGAATCCCTGTATAACCCATCTGATGACTCCCTTCAATCAGCAATGCCTGATCTTCCAGTATAGAAACCGAAAACACTTCTTTCAACTCCAGTTTTACACCAAATACTTTATAAACCTGGCTGGTCAAACGAATCGCTTTCAAACTATGTCCACCCAGTTCAAAAAAGTTTGAACTGATCCCGATCTGATCAGGATCACGTCCCAATACCTCACTCCATATCTCTACCAGCTGTCTCTCGGTTTCTGTACGCGGAGCAATATAAACTGCTCCAGTACCAAGCTCCCTACCAGCTAGTTCTTCCAATGCTTTACGGTCGACCTTACCATTTACAGTCAGCGGGATCATATCCAGCAGCGTATAAGACTCTGGCAACATGTACGAGGGCAATAACTGCCCCAGGTAACTCTTCAGTACCAACGGATCCACATCTCCCTCACCAGTGATATAAGCCTTAAGTTCACGCTCCCCTAAATTATTTAAGGGCGCAAGAACAACTGCCGAGGTGATAGCACTATATCCCTGTAAAATATTCTCGATCTCTCCAAGCTCCACCCGGTAACCACGAATCTTAACCTGCTCGTCCAACCGGCCAATAAATTCTACATTCCCGTCAGCAAGCCAGCGCCCCAGGTCTCCAGTACGGTACATCCGCTCTCCCAAGCGGTAAGGATTTGTTACAAACTTCTCTGCCGTCAATGCTGCCTGGTTCAGATAACCACGTGCAAGACCAGCACCTCCCAAACAAATCTCCCCAGGAACACCAACAGGCTGAAGTGCTCCCATTTTACTCAGAATATAAACCTGTGTATTGGAAATTGGTTTACCAATCGGTATTGTACCTGAGCCATGATAATTCTTGCCATTAAACAGAAAGGCGGTAGCACAAATACTTGACTCTGAAGGGCCGTAGGCATTAAAATACATTCCTGTACGACAAAATGAAATTCCTTTATCTAAAATAGCGGTCTCCCCTGCTGTCACCAGCTTTTTTAGTGTGCTTATTGAATCCATCTCTAAAAGCTTAATATAGGATGGAGGTATAGTGGCCAGGTCAATTTTATGATCTGTTATATATTTCGCGAGTAAACCCGGATCTTTTTTTAGCTCCTCATTAATGACATACAATTGCCCTCCTGAAATCAATGCAACGAAAATTTCAGAAACAGATGCATCAAATGAAGAAGCCGCAAATTGCAGGCTTCGTGTTTCTTCATTTACATCGAATATTATTTTCTGCGATAGGATCGTATTACAAATAGTCCCATGATTAATCATTACTCCTTTCGGATTTCCGGTAGATCCGGATGTATAAATCACATAGGCTAAATGATCCGCTTGGATAACAGAATGAATTGAGGGGTTACAGGATTCCATATCTCCCATCTGTAAATCCAATGCAACCACACTTCCCTGGTAATAGTCAAGGTCAAAGATATAATCTGCCTGAGTAAGCAGTATCTGTGCACCTGTATCATTCAGAATAAATTCTTTACGTAATTTAGGATAACCAGGGTCTACGGGTACATAAGCAGCTCCTGATTTTAACACGGCTAAAATGGCAACTATCAGCAATTCTGACCGATCCAGCATAATTCCCACCAGATCATCAGGTCGTATCGTATAATTTGATTTCAGATATTGAGCCACACGCCCAGACTGTTCATCCAATTCCCGGTAACTCAAATGCTTCCCTTCAAATACAACCGCAATATTTTCAGGGTGTAATTCTACCTGTTTTTCAAAGAGATCAACTAGAGTCTGCTCTTTCGCATAAACTATATTAGTTGAATTGAAACTTTGAACAAGTTGAAATTTCTCTTTGTCAGTCAGATAATCAAGCTTACCGATAGCTACAGAAGGATACTTTAGTATGACCCCAAGTATCTGTTCTAAATGCTGTAGTAACCTTTCGGCCGTTGTTTCTATATAAATATCATCATTATAGGTTAAATTAATCGTAAGCGCTTCTGCTATTTCCACAAAATCAAAAACCAGCTCAAACCTGCTTGTACTAATCTCGTTTTGCTTATTTTCAAGGAACATAAATCCATTGGATTTACTGTTTTCCACAAAATCAAACATCTGAGAGTCTTGTAAGATAACCTGAACATCAAATAAAGAATTTCTGGTCATATCACGCTCAATCTTTAAATCATCAACGAGTTCATCAAATGGGTAGTCCTGATGAGAATAAGCATCAATAGTTATTTTTTTAACATTGCTTAACAGCTCCCGATAAGTGTCTGCAGAACTGAATCTTGATCTTAAAACTGTTGTATTTGCATATAGACCAACCTGTCCCTCCAGTTCCGGATGTTCCCTTCCTGCTATAGGACTTCCAATAATCAAATCCTCCTGTCCGGTGTAGCGGTGTAAAAGTACATTCACTGTGGCTAGTAAACCCATAAATAAGGTTGCCCCTTCTTCGTTCAGGAGTGTTCTAAGTTTTGCTATTAATACTGGTGGTAATTTTCTTCCGATCGTCCGGCCATTATAGGTCTTTACCAATGGTCTCGGCTTATCACCCAATAAGTTAAGTACAGGAAGTTCCCCACTAAGTTGTTCCAGCCAGTAAGTCTTATGTACAGCAAGTGCTAACCCTTTCAGCTGCCCCTGCTGCCAGCATGCATAATCCTTATATTGCAACGGAAGTGCTGTAACAACGTTTTCTTTATTATACATGAAAAATCCATAATAGCTCATGAGCTCCTTCAACAGAATCCCCATTGACCAGCCATCACTAATAATATGGTGCATCACATAACTAAAAACCCACCTTGTTTCCGTTACCCGATACAGACACGCACGCAGCAAAGGCCCTGAAGACAGATCAAACACTGTCATAAAATCTTCCCCTACCAACCTGTGTACCAATTCAATATCATTTTCGCAAAAATCCTGAACTCCGATCTCGAAACCATGGACATTTTCATCCTGTATATATTGCCTTACGTCGCCTTCTTTATCTATGCGAAATACAGTCCGCAGGATCTCATGTCTTGCAATCAAAGCATCAAAAGAATACTGCAAACTCTGTACATCCAGTTCGCCTTCAAAAAGATAAGACCCAGGTACATTATAAGCTATGTTTCCTTCCGAAAACTGACTTAGAATCCATAAACGACGCTGTGAAGAAGAAAGCACATAACTTTCTGCAGGAGCTGCAAGAGGGATTTCTGTATATCCAGTTTGATAGCTGCCTTCGATCAATAGCGCCTGGTCTTCCAGTATTGAAATCGAAAATACTTCATTAAGCTTCAGTTTTACTCCGAATACTTTGTATATCTGGCTAATTAAACGGGTCGCCTTTAGGCTATGGCCACCAAGTCTAAAAAAATTTGAACGAGCTCCGATCTGACCAATCTCACGGCCCAGAATTCCGCTCCAAATTTGTATCAAACGCTCTTCCGTTTTATTACGTGGAGCGATGTAATCAGTATTTATCCCCAGTTCCGTCTCACCCGATTCCTCCAGTTTTTTCCGGTCTACCTTCCCATTTGCCGTGAGTGGAATTTCATCCAGCTGCATATAAAACTGCGGTAGCATGTAAGCCGGCAGTACTTTTTCCAAATAACTATTTAAAACCATAGGATCAAGAATATTCTGGCCAGTCACATAAGCTCTTAACTCACGCTCCCCTAAATTATTTAACGGAGCAAGAATAATTGCTGAAGTAACTCCTTCATGTCCCTGCAGAATATTTTCTATTTCTCCGGGTTCTATCCGGTAGCCCCGGATCTTGACCTGGTCGTCTCTGCGCCCAACGAGTTCTATATTTCCATCGGAAAGCCAACGACCTAAATCACCCGTGCGGTACATCAGTTTGCCAATGTGATGAGGATTAGGCACAAATTTTTCTGCTGTTAACACAGGCTGATTCAGATAACCAAGTGCAAGCCCATCCCCTCCCAGACAAATCTCGCCTGTTACACCAATTGGCAGCAACTGATCTTCATTACCCAGAATATAAACCTGAGTATTGGAGATTGGCCTACCAATCAGAATATTGAAATTGCTTCTTATTCTAAAAAATGTACTATAAGTTGTGTCTTCAGAAGGCCCGTAAAGATTCCTTATCTCAGCCCGCTCAAAATCTAGTTTCGAAAGATAACTTGATGGAATAACCTCTCCTGCCATATTTAGTACCTTAATGTTTGTGAGATCAGTACCCTCAGACAATAATAATCCAACTACACTTGGCACCGTGTTCAATAAAATATGGTGATCTGATAAAACATAATCTTTAACAGACAATGCATTTTTTAGCAGACGCATTTTTTTTCCGCTCACAAGTGTGTAGAGAATTTCAAATATGGACAGATCAAAACAAATTGACGTAACCGCGAATACCACCTCATAGGGAGAGGTCGAAAATTCATTTTTACACCAATGTAAAAATGAACTTAAATTACTATGCTGGATCATCACTCCTTTAGGTTTACCAGTAGAACCTGAAGTGTAAATGATATAAGCAAGGCTGGATGGATCGTTAACCAGTTTTAAATTTTCATCAGAAAATGAACTCTCTGAGGAGACAAATTTTTGAAATTTATTCTGATCAATTACGAGTTTACAGGCGCTGTCCTGGAGTAGATATTCTATTCTTTCGACTGGATAATCCGGATCAATAGGAACATAAGCACCTCCTGATTTTAAAACACCCAGGATCCCAATAACCATAGACTCATTTCTTTCCAGCTGAATTGCGATTAAATCTCCTGGTCTAATATTATGATTGGTAAGTAAGTAATTTCCAAATCTGTTAACGCTTACATTCAATTGCGCGTAACTCCATATCTTATCTTCAAAAATCAAAGCTATTGCATCAGGATTACGTCGAACCTGTTCTTCAAATAATTCTATAACTGTTTGATCAGATGAGCCTGGAGATGGTTTAGCATTGAATGATGTCAATAAATCATATTTTTCCTTTGTTTGTAGATATGGTAATTGAAAAATCGGTAGTAGAGGATCAATATAGCATGCTCTTATTAAATTATCAAAATGATCTAACATACTGACAATAAATACCTTATCAAAAACATCTTCAATATAATCAACAGATAAAATTAGAGGGTCAGTCTCTGAATATTCAAGGAGATGAAAAACAAGGTCTTCCTGTTGCGCTCCGTTATTCAAAAATTTTATGGAAGAATTGAGAGTGTTGTTTTCATTCAGATAAATGTTCTTCTGGTATGAAAAATAAACATTATATATATTTCCCGGTCGATCCAGATCTTCCAAAATATCAAAAAGAGGATATTGCTGATGTTTATAACAATCCTTTAGCTCATTCCTGACCTGTAAAATAACCTCAGCAAATGAATTCCCTTTCTCTATAGGTATAGAGAAAGGTAGAACATTGACAAACGTTCCAAGCGTATTTTTGAATTTCCTGTTTCTCCTGTTAAAGACAGGTATACCGATGACAGGCGAATCATTACCATAACACTTATTGAGGATGAATAAGATCGATATAAAATAATGAAATGGTGTGCAACGATTTTGTTTACAAAATAAACTTATTTTGTCATAAACTACTCTTTCAATACTGAGTTCCAAACGTTCTGAATTCTGACCATGATTCAATGGCGTCTTCAAAGAGGTCGAGAAGGCTTTGGTTGAAGGTAAATCCTTAAGTCTGCTTTTCCAGAATGCCTTATCTTCAATGAATTCATCAGATAATCTATAGAATTTTTCACCATTGATAAAATCAAGGTAAGGTCTTAAACTATTTTCATCAGGCTCTTGAAAGTTTAATTTGTCAGGTGAATAATATTGAATTACTTTATTGAAAAACAAAGACATTGAATACCCGTCGAAAATTAAATGGTGAACTTTTGTGTACCAAAAAAATTTGCGGTCTGTGCATTTAAGAATCCTAATTTTAAGAAGATTACCTGATTGATCGAATGGCACAGTAATATCTTCAGACATCCAATCCAAACAAGCTTTATCACTATCATTATTTAATGAAAAATCAATCGTGTCAATGTCAATCTTGCGCGATTGATTCTCCTGAAATCCTTTCTGATCCTCAAAGATATTGTATCCCATTTCAATTACATCAGCTTGCGACAATACCAGTTCAATTGATCTGATTAGTTCAGCCTGATCTAAATCTCCTTCAATAGCGGCATAACCCCCAACATTATACAGTGGTGATGCTGCATAAATATTTTGGGTTAACCAGATTGTTTTCTGATTAGCAGATATATTCATCATTCTATGGATTATTTAAATATTTGGATTACTAAGCCGTGTCAAAAAATCTACGGGAAGAGAGAATTCTTCTTCGATATCAAAATCAATACTTATAAAAGCATGAGGTTTTCTTTTGGAACCGGGACTAGAATGTTCCTGTTTAATAAATCTACGCGAACTAATAATTTCTTATGATTATAATATTCAACCAGCTCACATTGAAGACCTGTTAATGCACCTCCTTTTATGACCAATTGTTTTCCAACGCTAATTCTGTTATCAGACACTTCAACATCAACAGATTCTTTTGTAGCAAGCATGATATTATTCATTACAGAATCACTAACCCTCGACACTATATTATCCGTTTTAATGTAATAGAGGCATCCTTCCGTATCAAGGGTCTGAAAATAGCTGTTCATGCCATCCAGGTAAATAAAAAGATAAGAAGGGAACAACGGAACATCAATATATTTCCGTCTGTCACTCCATACTTTAAGTTTTTTTACGGTTGGAAAAAAAGATTTAATGTTTACTTCAGCCAGCCTGTTATGAATTCTCTTTTCGTGTTTGGGCCTAGTATAAATTACGTGCCACCCTGGGATAAGTTTGCTCATACAAATTATAAGAGTAATTATAAATATTTGGTGTTTTATATATAAAGAGATGGAACAGATTTGACCACATCTTATATAGCTATCGCAGAAGTAAGTCACATACTTACTTTAATCCAGAAGGATAATATATGCTATTGATTGTTAAAATATGAAGACCTTAATGAGCTATATATTTCTAAAATCAATGATATCACCATAGTCCTAAACTATAAATTTCAATTGACGTCTTCAACTATTTTACATGAAAACCAGGTTTCTATATATGAAACGGAAACTTTATTAATTTACAAACTATATAATCAAGTCTTTTATCGAAACATTGCTAATCATGTCTGTCTTATTAATCTCAAAGCAATTTATAATTCCAATAATAATAATTGTATTATTACATTTAGAAAAATAAAACTTATATTAATCGGATAAAACAATAAATAGAGATTAATTAAACTATTTACCGAACCATATAACTTATTAAATCCAATATGATTTCATGCTACGTCATTGATAATGAGGATTATAACACCAACCTCTTAACAGAATTCATTAAAACTACCCCTGGTCTCACATTAAAAGGCACATCAAAGAATCCTCTTGAGGCCTTGGATATACTCAAAACAAATCCTCCTAAAATTCTTTTTTTAGATATGGACATGCCAC is a window encoding:
- a CDS encoding non-ribosomal peptide synthetase → MMNISANQKTIWLTQNIYAASPLYNVGGYAAIEGDLDQAELIRSIELVLSQADVIEMGYNIFEDQKGFQENQSRKIDIDTIDFSLNNDSDKACLDWMSEDITVPFDQSGNLLKIRILKCTDRKFFWYTKVHHLIFDGYSMSLFFNKVIQYYSPDKLNFQEPDENSLRPYLDFINGEKFYRLSDEFIEDKAFWKSRLKDLPSTKAFSTSLKTPLNHGQNSERLELSIERVVYDKISLFCKQNRCTPFHYFISILFILNKCYGNDSPVIGIPVFNRRNRKFKNTLGTFVNVLPFSIPIEKGNSFAEVILQVRNELKDCYKHQQYPLFDILEDLDRPGNIYNVYFSYQKNIYLNENNTLNSSIKFLNNGAQQEDLVFHLLEYSETDPLILSVDYIEDVFDKVFIVSMLDHFDNLIRACYIDPLLPIFQLPYLQTKEKYDLLTSFNAKPSPGSSDQTVIELFEEQVRRNPDAIALIFEDKIWSYAQLNVSVNRFGNYLLTNHNIRPGDLIAIQLERNESMVIGILGVLKSGGAYVPIDPDYPVERIEYLLQDSACKLVIDQNKFQKFVSSESSFSDENLKLVNDPSSLAYIIYTSGSTGKPKGVMIQHSNLSSFLHWCKNEFSTSPYEVVFAVTSICFDLSIFEILYTLVSGKKMRLLKNALSVKDYVLSDHHILLNTVPSVVGLLLSEGTDLTNIKVLNMAGEVIPSSYLSKLDFERAEIRNLYGPSEDTTYSTFFRIRSNFNILIGRPISNTQVYILGNEDQLLPIGVTGEICLGGDGLALGYLNQPVLTAEKFVPNPHHIGKLMYRTGDLGRWLSDGNIELVGRRDDQVKIRGYRIEPGEIENILQGHEGVTSAIILAPLNNLGERELRAYVTGQNILDPMVLNSYLEKVLPAYMLPQFYMQLDEIPLTANGKVDRKKLEESGETELGINTDYIAPRNKTEERLIQIWSGILGREIGQIGARSNFFRLGGHSLKATRLISQIYKVFGVKLKLNEVFSISILEDQALLIEGSYQTGYTEIPLAAPAESYVLSSSQRRLWILSQFSEGNIAYNVPGSYLFEGELDVQSLQYSFDALIARHEILRTVFRIDKEGDVRQYIQDENVHGFEIGVQDFCENDIELVHRLVGEDFMTVFDLSSGPLLRACLYRVTETRWVFSYVMHHIISDGWSMGILLKELMSYYGFFMYNKENVVTALPLQYKDYACWQQGQLKGLALAVHKTYWLEQLSGELPVLNLLGDKPRPLVKTYNGRTIGRKLPPVLIAKLRTLLNEEGATLFMGLLATVNVLLHRYTGQEDLIIGSPIAGREHPELEGQVGLYANTTVLRSRFSSADTYRELLSNVKKITIDAYSHQDYPFDELVDDLKIERDMTRNSLFDVQVILQDSQMFDFVENSKSNGFMFLENKQNEISTSRFELVFDFVEIAEALTINLTYNDDIYIETTAERLLQHLEQILGVILKYPSVAIGKLDYLTDKEKFQLVQSFNSTNIVYAKEQTLVDLFEKQVELHPENIAVVFEGKHLSYRELDEQSGRVAQYLKSNYTIRPDDLVGIMLDRSELLIVAILAVLKSGAAYVPVDPGYPKLRKEFILNDTGAQILLTQADYIFDLDYYQGSVVALDLQMGDMESCNPSIHSVIQADHLAYVIYTSGSTGNPKGVMINHGTICNTILSQKIIFDVNEETRSLQFAASSFDASVSEIFVALISGGQLYVINEELKKDPGLLAKYITDHKIDLATIPPSYIKLLEMDSISTLKKLVTAGETAILDKGISFCRTGMYFNAYGPSESSICATAFLFNGKNYHGSGTIPIGKPISNTQVYILSKMGALQPVGVPGEICLGGAGLARGYLNQAALTAEKFVTNPYRLGERMYRTGDLGRWLADGNVEFIGRLDEQVKIRGYRVELGEIENILQGYSAITSAVVLAPLNNLGERELKAYITGEGDVDPLVLKSYLGQLLPSYMLPESYTLLDMIPLTVNGKVDRKALEELAGRELGTGAVYIAPRTETERQLVEIWSEVLGRDPDQIGISSNFFELGGHSLKAIRLTSQVYKVFGVKLELKEVFSVSILEDQALLIEGSHQMGYTGIPVVAPAESYVLSSSQRRLWILSQFSAGNVAYNVPGAYWFEGELDLEILQRSFDALISRHEILRTVFRSDEEAEVRQYIQDAGTGGFVINEQDLRGTELTVLRSLVEKDFTTVFDLTSGPLMYGCLYRVSERSWVLSYVMHHIISDGWSMGILIKELMGYYGSYQSGEVEEITGLNIQYKDYAFWQQEQLKGAAFAAHKGYWLEQFSGELPVLSLLGDKSRPLVKTYNGRTIRKRLNGGQIASFRRLLQEEGATLFMGLLAAVKVLLHRYTGQEDIIIGSPIAGREHADLEGQLGFYVNTLALRTTFSGAENYREILDRVKRVTLGGYEHQVYPFDELVDSLNLQRDMSRHPLFDVLVVLQQPELQQQFWEKHLSGLQASVYEDSRDVISKFDLQFTFIEQDEGVEVQLGYNNDIYEEGTVWGMLGHFEHLLETILKAPSVAVGRLDYLSTSEKLALLEDFNATSVAYPKEQTLVDLFAEQVLEHPEKTAVVFEGRHLSYGELDQESNRLAAYLRSVYQIVPGELIGVRLDRSEWLIISLLGVLKSGGAYVPIDPGYPEERIEFMISDSGCKVLLDRAELDHFCSVSSAYSDSVQPLEHSPSDLMYVLYTSGSTGKPKGCMLEHGGVLNRLWWMWNHYGFSQDDIILQKTTFSFDVSVWELFLPLCWGARMVMCSAEDSGSPEQLSDLIFRESVTALHFVPSMLNLFIETIFEEEASLERLSGLRLVFTSGEALPLSSVHHWYNKLDVPLHNLYGPTEASIDVTYYPTSPIDERIPIGKPISNTQIFILDRQDQLCGIGIAGEICLGGVGLARGYLNQAALTAEKFVTNPYRLGERMYRTGDLGRWLADGNVEYIGRMDEQVKIRGYRIELGEIDNALQGHAAISGAVVLAPLNNLGERELKAYITGEGDVDPLVLKSYLGQLLPSYMLPESYTLLDMIPLTVNGKVDRKALEELAGRELGTGAVYIAPRTETERQLVEIWSEVLGRDPDQIGISSNFFELGGHSLKAIRLTSQVYKVFGVKLELKEVFSVSILEDQALLIEGSHQMGYTGIPVVAPAESYVLSSSQRRLWILSQFSAGNVAYNVPGAYWFEGELDLEILQRSFDALISRHEILRTVFRSDEEAEVRQYIQDAGTGGFVINEQDLRGTELTVLRSLVEKDFTTVFDLTSGPLMYGCLYRVSERSWVLSYVMHHIISDGWSMGILIKELMGYYGSYQSGEVEEITGLNIQYKDYAFWQQEQLKGAAFAAHKGYWLEQFSGELPVLSLLGDKSRPLVKTYNGRTIRKRLNGGQIASFRRLLQEEGATLFMGLLAAVKVLLHRYTGQEDIIIGSPIAGREHADLEGQLGFYVNTLALRTTFSGAENYREILDRVKRVTLGGYEHQVYPFDELVDSLNLQRDMSRHPLFDVLVVLQQPELQQQFWEKHLSGLQASVYEDSRDVISKFDLQFTFIEQDEGVEVQLGYNNDIYEEGTVWGMLGHFEHLLETILKAPSVAVGRLDYLSTSEKLALLEDFNATSVAYPKEQTLVDLFAEQVLEHPEKTAVIFEGRHLSYGELDQESNRLAAYLRSVYQIVPGELIGVRLDRSEWLIISLLGVLKSGGAYVPIDPGYPEERIEFMISDSGCKVLLDRAELDHFCSVSSAYSDSVQPLEHSPSDLMYVLYTSGSTGKPKGCMLEHGGVLNRLWWMWNHYGFSQDDIILQKTTFSFDVSVWELFLPLCWGARMVMCSAEDSGSPEQLSDLIFRESVTALHFVPSMLNLFIETIFEEEASLERLSGLRLVFTSGEALPLSSVHHWYNKLDVPLHNLYGPTEASIDVTYYPTSPIDERIPIGKPISNTQIFILDRQDQLCGIGIAGEICLGGVGLARGYLNQAALTAEKFVTNPYRLGERMYRTGDLGRWLADGNVEYIGRMDEQVKIRGYRIELGEIDNALQGHAAISGAVVLAPLNNLGERELKAYITGEGDVDPLVLKSYLGQLLPSYMVPQAYVQLDVIPLTMSGKADRKALQGYGGKELGLVSVHVAPRTETERQLVEIWSEVLGRDPDQIGISSNFFELGGHSLKAVKVIHRVNTVFSVKIDIVKLFNEPTIENISGHIDFIISQKYHAANKQTMIEIDI
- a CDS encoding UpxY family transcription antiterminator, which translates into the protein MSKLIPGWHVIYTRPKHEKRIHNRLAEVNIKSFFPTVKKLKVWSDRRKYIDVPLFPSYLFIYLDGMNSYFQTLDTEGCLYYIKTDNIVSRVSDSVMNNIMLATKESVDVEVSDNRISVGKQLVIKGGALTGLQCELVEYYNHKKLLVRVDLLNRNILVPVPKENLMLL